One Gordonia mangrovi genomic region harbors:
- a CDS encoding dihydroorotase — protein MSIPATGSVLIADVRPYGEGDPVDVLVVDGRIAQIGADLSAPDGADRIDGGGAVLLPGFVDLHTHLREPGREDTETIRTGSAAAALGGYTAVFAMANTDPVADNSTITDNVWRTGRDIGLVDVHPVGAVTVGLAGTQLAEMGMMAAGVAGVRMFSDDGKCVDDPLLMRRALEYAKSLDVLIAQHAEEPRLTVGAIAHEGPNAARLGLTGWPRAAEESIVIRDALLARDAGTRVHICHASTEGTVELLRWAREQGIAISAEVTPHHLLLDDSRLATYDPVNKVNPPLRETRDNDALRRALADGVIDCVATDHAPHAAQEKACEFAQARPGMLGLETALPIVVDTMVNPGLLDWRGVARVMSERPAQIVGLADQGRPIEVGEPGSLTLVDPDRSWVVRPDELASLSRNTPYEAMTMPATVTATVLRGVVTARDGEVTR, from the coding sequence ATGAGCATCCCGGCAACCGGATCGGTACTGATCGCCGATGTCCGTCCCTACGGTGAGGGCGACCCGGTCGACGTACTCGTCGTCGACGGCCGGATCGCGCAGATCGGCGCCGACCTGTCCGCACCCGACGGCGCCGACCGGATCGACGGCGGCGGCGCGGTCCTGCTGCCGGGGTTCGTCGACCTGCACACCCATCTGCGGGAGCCGGGACGCGAGGACACCGAGACCATCCGCACCGGTTCGGCCGCGGCCGCGCTCGGCGGCTACACCGCGGTGTTCGCCATGGCCAACACCGATCCCGTCGCCGACAACTCGACGATCACCGACAACGTCTGGCGCACCGGTCGCGACATCGGCCTGGTCGACGTTCACCCGGTGGGGGCGGTCACGGTGGGACTGGCCGGCACACAGCTGGCCGAGATGGGCATGATGGCCGCCGGCGTCGCCGGCGTCCGCATGTTCAGCGACGACGGCAAATGCGTCGACGACCCGCTGTTGATGCGCCGTGCGCTGGAGTACGCGAAGAGCCTCGACGTGCTGATCGCGCAGCACGCCGAGGAGCCCAGGCTCACCGTCGGCGCGATCGCACATGAGGGCCCCAACGCCGCTCGGCTCGGGCTGACGGGCTGGCCTCGGGCCGCCGAGGAGTCGATCGTCATCCGCGACGCACTGCTCGCCCGCGATGCCGGGACCCGGGTGCACATCTGCCATGCCTCGACCGAAGGCACCGTCGAACTGCTCCGGTGGGCACGGGAGCAGGGCATCGCGATCAGCGCGGAGGTCACCCCACATCACCTGTTGCTCGACGATTCCCGACTGGCCACGTACGACCCGGTGAACAAGGTGAACCCGCCGCTGCGCGAGACCCGCGACAACGACGCGCTCCGCCGCGCCCTGGCCGACGGCGTCATCGACTGTGTGGCCACTGATCACGCGCCGCATGCCGCACAGGAGAAGGCCTGCGAGTTCGCCCAGGCCCGTCCCGGCATGCTGGGTCTGGAGACCGCGCTGCCGATCGTCGTCGACACCATGGTGAACCCCGGTCTGCTCGACTGGCGCGGTGTTGCCCGGGTGATGAGCGAACGCCCGGCGCAGATCGTCGGGCTCGCCGACCAGGGCCGTCCGATCGAGGTCGGCGAGCCCGGATCGCTCACCCTCGTCGATCCGGACCGTTCCTGGGTGGTACGCCCGGACGAACTCGCGAGTCTGTCGCGTAACACGCCGTATGAGGCGATGACCATGCCGGCGACGGTGACCGCGACCGTGCTGCGGGGTGTGGTGACCGCCCGCGACGGTGAGGTCACCCGATGA
- a CDS encoding PH-like domain-containing protein produces MSGLEVVVVVVVIVVWLGLVALALRGWRNRGRRQADAIGTPPAVPEGLTPATRGPDTGLYVGSTIAPSWQDRVAVGDLGDRAAAEISAHADGILIGRQGASDIWIPRSSITAVRTERGLAGKVMTADGVLVIRWVLPSGTEIDSGLRADDKTIYPGWVNEFADAGSAPGAAGPEDTEQGNDQ; encoded by the coding sequence ATGAGCGGTCTCGAGGTCGTCGTGGTGGTGGTCGTCATCGTGGTGTGGCTCGGTCTGGTCGCCCTCGCCCTGCGCGGGTGGCGCAACCGCGGACGCCGTCAGGCAGACGCCATCGGCACGCCGCCGGCGGTACCCGAGGGGCTCACTCCGGCCACCCGCGGGCCGGACACCGGCCTGTACGTCGGTAGCACCATCGCACCGAGCTGGCAGGACCGCGTCGCCGTCGGCGACCTGGGGGACCGTGCCGCCGCCGAGATCTCGGCCCACGCCGACGGCATCCTCATCGGACGACAGGGAGCCTCCGACATCTGGATTCCACGGTCGTCGATCACCGCCGTCCGGACCGAACGTGGACTCGCCGGCAAGGTGATGACCGCCGACGGCGTGCTGGTGATCCGCTGGGTCCTGCCCAGCGGGACCGAGATCGACTCCGGCCTGCGAGCCGATGACAAGACCATCTATCCGGGGTGGGTGAACGAGTTCGCCGACGCCGGAAGCGCACCCGGAGCAGCCGGGCCCGAAGACACCGAACAGGGGAATGATCAATGA
- the carA gene encoding glutamine-hydrolyzing carbamoyl-phosphate synthase small subunit encodes MSTAVLVLENGQVFRGLPYGAVGETLGEAVFCTAMTGYQETLTDPSYHRQIVVATAPQIGNTGWNDEDGESTGSAGSDSATGDSGKIWVAGYAIRNPTRRVSNWRATTSLEDELRRQQIVGIAGIDTRTVVRILRDHGSMRAGVFSGAALAPDDELVARVRNQPPMKGADLAGEVTTEASYEVSPSSADRETRFTVAAIDLGIKTNTPRMFAQRGVRVHVLPSNSGLDAITALNPDGVFLSNGPGDPATADTAVELTRGVLGEGLPLFGICFGNQILGRALGRDTYKMKFGHRGINIPVIDHTTGKVSITAQNHGFALEGEAGEEFDTDFGRARVSHVCANDGTVEGVELLSGQAFSVQYHPEAAAGPHDAAYLFDKFVTLLEGDRARGTSA; translated from the coding sequence ATGAGCACAGCAGTCCTGGTGCTGGAGAACGGACAGGTGTTCCGCGGGCTGCCCTACGGCGCGGTCGGCGAGACCCTGGGTGAGGCGGTGTTCTGCACCGCGATGACGGGGTACCAGGAGACCCTCACCGATCCGAGCTATCACCGGCAGATCGTGGTCGCCACGGCGCCGCAGATCGGCAACACCGGATGGAACGACGAGGACGGGGAGAGCACCGGCAGCGCCGGCAGTGACTCGGCCACCGGTGATTCCGGCAAGATCTGGGTTGCCGGGTACGCGATCCGCAACCCCACCCGACGGGTGTCGAACTGGCGGGCAACCACCTCGCTGGAGGACGAACTGCGCCGCCAGCAGATCGTGGGCATCGCCGGTATCGACACCCGCACGGTGGTGCGCATCCTGCGTGACCACGGCTCGATGCGGGCCGGCGTGTTCTCCGGGGCTGCGCTGGCCCCCGACGACGAACTCGTTGCGCGGGTGCGCAATCAGCCGCCGATGAAGGGTGCCGACCTCGCCGGTGAGGTCACCACCGAAGCGTCCTACGAGGTGAGCCCGAGCTCCGCCGACCGTGAGACACGATTCACCGTGGCGGCCATCGATCTCGGAATCAAGACGAATACGCCGCGGATGTTCGCCCAGCGGGGGGTGCGAGTACATGTCCTGCCGTCGAATTCGGGACTCGACGCGATCACCGCGCTCAACCCCGACGGGGTGTTCCTCTCCAACGGACCCGGGGACCCGGCCACCGCGGACACCGCGGTGGAATTGACCAGGGGAGTGCTGGGCGAAGGGTTGCCGCTGTTCGGCATCTGCTTCGGCAACCAGATCCTCGGCCGGGCGCTGGGCCGCGACACGTACAAGATGAAGTTCGGTCACCGGGGCATCAACATCCCGGTCATCGACCACACCACCGGCAAGGTGTCGATCACCGCGCAAAACCACGGCTTCGCCCTCGAAGGCGAGGCCGGCGAGGAATTCGACACCGATTTCGGCCGCGCCCGTGTGAGCCACGTCTGCGCCAACGACGGGACCGTCGAGGGTGTGGAATTGCTGTCGGGACAAGCATTCTCGGTTCAATACCATCCGGAGGCGGCGGCCGGACCGCATGACGCCGCCTACCTGTTCGACAAGTTCGTCACCCTACTCGAGGGCGACCGTGCACGAGGAACGAGTGCCTGA
- the carB gene encoding carbamoyl-phosphate synthase large subunit has protein sequence MPRREDISHVLVIGSGPIVIGQACEFDYSGTQACRVLKAEGLRVSLVNSNPATIMTDPEFADATYIEPITAEYVEKVIEAERDAGHPIDAVLATLGGQTALNTAVALHDRGSLDKYGIELIGADFDAIQRGEDRQMFKDIVARVGGESARSAVCHTMDEVYDTVEDLGYPVVVRPSFTMGGLGSGMAYDRNDLERIAGGGLAASPTANVLIEESILGWKEYELELMRDNRDNVVVVCSIENVDPVGVHTGDSVTVAPAMTLTDREYQIMRDLSIAILREVGVDTGGCNIQFAQDPRDGRLVVIEMNPRVSRSSALASKATGFPIAKIAAKLAIGYSLDEIVNDITKETPACFEPTLDYVVVKAPRFAFEKFPGADDTLTTTMKSVGEAMSLGRSFAESLGKVMRSLETKAGGFWTEPNRPDPATLDLDALLDSLKTPKDGRLYGLMLAFEAGASIEQLYEATGIDPWFLAEIGGVAALGADLRDADTLDESLLRQAKSTGFSDRQIAALRSDFADEAAVREFRLGLGVHPVYKTVDTCAAEFEAKTPYHYSTYELDPSATSEVAPQPDRPKVLILGSGPNRIGQGIEFDYSCVHAALTLSEAGYETVMVNCNPETVSTDYDTADRLYFEPLTFEDVLEVYRAESESGTVAGVIVQLGGQTPLGLAHRLAAAGVPIVGTSPEAIDLAEHRGEFGKVLTAAGLPAPAFGTATSFDEARATAARIGYPVLVRPSYVLGGRGMEIVYDEKSLEDYISRATELTEDHPVLVDRFLEDAVEIDVDALCDGNEVYIGGVMEHIEEAGIHSGDSACALPPVTLGRSDLAMVRASTEALAKGIGVRGLLNVQYALKDDILYVLEANPRASRTVPFVSKATAVPLAKACARVMLGETIAELRNQRVLPADGDGGDSPVHAPISVKEAVLPFNRFRRHDGTGVDSLLSPEMKSTGEVMGIDADFGQAFAKSQTAAYGSLPTSGAIFVSVANKDKRALIFPVKHLADLGFDILATEGTADVLRRNGIECRTVRKHFEAADGVQTIVDIIRAGEVAMVINTPFGNSGPRVDGYEIRSAAVSVNIPCITTVQGASAAVQGIEAAINGQMGVQSLQRRHAVLVNR, from the coding sequence ATGCCACGCCGCGAAGACATCTCCCACGTATTGGTCATCGGCTCCGGGCCGATCGTCATCGGCCAGGCCTGCGAGTTCGACTACTCGGGCACCCAGGCCTGCCGGGTGCTCAAGGCCGAGGGGCTGCGGGTCAGTCTGGTGAACTCCAACCCGGCGACCATCATGACCGACCCCGAGTTCGCCGACGCCACCTACATCGAGCCGATCACGGCCGAGTATGTCGAGAAGGTGATCGAGGCCGAACGCGACGCCGGCCATCCGATCGACGCGGTGCTGGCCACGCTCGGCGGGCAGACCGCACTGAACACCGCAGTGGCGCTGCACGACCGCGGTTCGCTGGACAAGTACGGGATCGAACTGATCGGTGCCGACTTCGATGCCATCCAGCGTGGTGAGGACCGGCAGATGTTCAAGGACATCGTCGCCCGGGTCGGCGGGGAGAGCGCGCGGTCGGCCGTCTGCCACACCATGGACGAGGTGTACGACACCGTCGAGGATCTCGGTTACCCGGTGGTGGTGCGGCCGTCGTTCACCATGGGCGGACTCGGGTCGGGTATGGCGTATGACCGCAACGACCTCGAGCGAATCGCCGGCGGCGGACTGGCCGCCTCGCCCACGGCGAATGTGCTGATCGAGGAATCCATCCTCGGGTGGAAGGAATACGAACTCGAGCTGATGCGTGACAACCGCGACAACGTCGTGGTGGTGTGTTCGATCGAGAACGTGGATCCGGTCGGCGTGCACACCGGCGATTCGGTGACCGTCGCGCCGGCGATGACCCTGACCGACCGCGAGTACCAGATCATGCGTGACCTCTCGATCGCCATCCTGCGTGAGGTCGGCGTCGACACCGGCGGCTGCAACATCCAGTTCGCACAGGACCCCCGCGACGGCCGTCTGGTCGTCATCGAGATGAATCCGCGTGTGTCGCGGTCGTCGGCGCTGGCATCGAAGGCCACCGGCTTCCCGATCGCCAAGATCGCCGCGAAGCTGGCCATCGGCTACAGCCTCGACGAGATCGTCAACGACATCACCAAGGAGACGCCGGCCTGCTTCGAGCCGACCCTGGACTACGTGGTCGTGAAGGCGCCGCGGTTCGCCTTCGAGAAGTTCCCCGGCGCCGACGACACGCTGACCACCACCATGAAGTCGGTGGGTGAGGCGATGAGCCTGGGTCGTAGCTTCGCCGAGTCGCTCGGCAAGGTGATGCGGTCGCTGGAGACCAAGGCGGGCGGCTTCTGGACCGAGCCGAATCGGCCCGACCCGGCGACGCTGGACCTCGATGCCCTGCTGGACTCGCTGAAGACACCGAAGGACGGGCGGCTCTACGGCCTGATGCTGGCGTTCGAGGCGGGTGCCTCGATCGAGCAGCTCTACGAGGCCACCGGGATCGACCCGTGGTTCCTCGCCGAGATCGGCGGCGTCGCCGCACTCGGCGCCGATCTCCGGGATGCCGACACCCTCGACGAGTCGCTGCTGCGCCAGGCCAAGAGCACCGGCTTCTCCGACCGCCAGATCGCGGCGCTGCGCAGCGATTTCGCGGACGAGGCGGCGGTGCGGGAATTCCGTCTCGGGCTCGGTGTGCATCCGGTCTACAAGACCGTCGATACCTGCGCGGCCGAGTTCGAGGCCAAGACGCCGTACCACTACTCGACCTATGAGCTCGACCCATCCGCCACGAGTGAGGTCGCGCCGCAGCCGGACCGGCCCAAGGTGCTGATCCTCGGGTCGGGTCCCAACCGGATCGGTCAGGGCATCGAATTCGACTATTCGTGTGTGCACGCCGCGCTGACGTTGTCCGAGGCCGGCTACGAGACCGTGATGGTCAACTGCAACCCGGAGACGGTCTCCACCGACTACGACACCGCTGACCGCCTGTACTTCGAGCCGCTCACGTTCGAGGACGTCCTGGAGGTCTACCGGGCGGAATCCGAGTCGGGCACCGTCGCCGGTGTCATCGTCCAACTGGGCGGGCAGACCCCGCTCGGCCTGGCCCACCGGCTGGCCGCGGCGGGTGTGCCCATCGTCGGGACCAGTCCCGAGGCGATCGATCTGGCCGAGCACCGCGGCGAGTTCGGCAAGGTGCTGACCGCGGCCGGACTCCCGGCGCCCGCCTTCGGTACCGCCACCAGTTTCGACGAGGCCCGCGCGACCGCGGCGCGGATCGGATACCCGGTGTTGGTGCGGCCCTCCTATGTGCTCGGTGGCCGGGGCATGGAGATCGTGTACGACGAGAAGTCCCTGGAGGACTACATCTCCCGTGCCACCGAACTGACCGAGGACCATCCGGTGCTCGTCGACCGTTTCCTCGAGGATGCCGTCGAGATCGACGTCGACGCGCTGTGTGACGGCAACGAGGTCTACATCGGCGGCGTGATGGAACACATCGAAGAAGCCGGAATCCACTCCGGCGACTCGGCGTGCGCGCTGCCGCCGGTGACCCTCGGACGGTCCGATCTCGCCATGGTCCGGGCCTCCACCGAGGCACTGGCCAAGGGCATCGGGGTACGGGGGTTGCTCAACGTGCAGTACGCCCTGAAGGACGACATCCTCTACGTCCTCGAGGCGAACCCCCGCGCGAGCCGTACCGTGCCGTTCGTCTCGAAGGCGACGGCGGTGCCGCTGGCCAAGGCCTGTGCCCGGGTGATGCTGGGCGAGACCATCGCCGAGCTGCGCAACCAGCGGGTGCTGCCCGCCGACGGTGACGGCGGCGATTCGCCGGTGCACGCACCGATCTCGGTGAAGGAGGCGGTGCTGCCGTTCAACCGGTTCCGGCGCCACGACGGCACCGGGGTCGATTCGTTGCTGAGCCCGGAGATGAAATCGACCGGCGAGGTGATGGGGATCGACGCCGACTTCGGTCAGGCCTTCGCCAAGTCGCAGACCGCCGCGTACGGGTCGCTGCCCACCAGCGGTGCGATCTTCGTGTCCGTCGCCAACAAGGACAAGCGAGCGCTCATCTTCCCGGTGAAGCACCTCGCCGACCTCGGTTTCGACATTCTGGCGACCGAGGGCACGGCAGATGTGCTGCGGCGCAACGGGATCGAATGCCGCACCGTCCGTAAGCATTTCGAGGCGGCCGACGGTGTGCAGACCATCGTCGACATCATCCGCGCCGGGGAGGTCGCGATGGTGATCAACACCCCGTTCGGCAACTCCGGACCGCGTGTGGACGGCTACGAGATCCGCAGCGCCGCGGTGTCGGTGAACATCCCGTGCATCACCACGGTGCAGGGTGCGAGCGCCGCGGTGCAGGGCATCGAAGCCGCCATCAACGGTCAGATGGGTGTGCAGTCGCTGCAGCGACGGCATGCGGTGCTGGTGAATCGATGA
- the pyrF gene encoding orotidine-5'-phosphate decarboxylase: protein MTTSAPHGYASRHRAAVGQRGRLCAGIDPHTELLEQWGLPVSAAGLAQFADICVEALAPVAAVIKPQVAFFEVFGAAGFTVLERVIRDCRQAGALVLADAKRGDIGTTMAAYASAWLDDGAPLCADAVTISPYLGFEALRPALDAASAAQRCAFVLARTSNPDGAEIQLADAGGRAVGQTIVDAATAENADGSGSVGLVVGATRAHGLDLASLQGPILAPGLGAQGATPEDLPEVFAGADTRWLVPASSRGVLRAGPDVTALRDAFTHTRDAVEKSLG from the coding sequence ATGACGACGTCGGCACCCCACGGCTACGCGTCGCGCCATCGCGCGGCGGTCGGGCAGCGCGGTCGGCTGTGCGCCGGGATCGATCCGCACACCGAGTTGCTCGAGCAGTGGGGACTGCCGGTCTCTGCCGCCGGGCTGGCGCAGTTCGCCGACATCTGTGTGGAGGCGCTCGCGCCGGTGGCCGCGGTCATCAAACCGCAGGTCGCGTTCTTCGAGGTGTTCGGGGCCGCCGGTTTCACGGTCCTCGAACGCGTCATCCGGGATTGTCGGCAGGCGGGTGCGCTGGTGCTCGCCGACGCCAAACGCGGCGATATCGGCACCACCATGGCGGCCTACGCATCGGCGTGGCTCGACGACGGTGCGCCGCTGTGTGCCGACGCCGTCACCATCTCGCCGTACCTCGGGTTCGAAGCGCTCCGGCCGGCCCTGGACGCGGCGAGCGCCGCGCAGCGGTGTGCCTTCGTCCTGGCCCGGACCTCCAATCCGGATGGGGCCGAAATCCAGCTCGCCGACGCGGGCGGTCGCGCGGTGGGGCAGACGATCGTCGACGCCGCGACCGCCGAGAACGCGGACGGCAGCGGATCGGTCGGGCTCGTCGTCGGCGCGACACGCGCACACGGTCTGGACCTCGCGTCCCTGCAGGGGCCGATCCTCGCACCCGGGCTGGGAGCGCAGGGGGCCACCCCGGAGGACCTACCCGAGGTCTTCGCCGGCGCCGACACCCGCTGGCTGGTCCCCGCGAGCAGCCGGGGAGTGTTGCGCGCCGGGCCCGACGTCACCGCCCTGCGCGATGCGTTCACGCACACGCGGGACGCGGTGGAGAAGTCACTCGGCTGA
- the mihF gene encoding integration host factor, actinobacterial type, with protein MALPQLTDEQRAAALEKAAAARRARAELKERLKRGGTNLEQVLKDAENDEILGKMKVSALLEALPKVGKVKAQEIMTELEIAPTRRLRGLGDRQRKALLEKFSS; from the coding sequence GTGGCCCTTCCGCAGTTGACAGACGAGCAGCGCGCTGCCGCGTTGGAGAAGGCAGCTGCCGCTCGGCGGGCCCGCGCCGAGCTCAAGGAGCGCTTGAAGCGCGGCGGCACCAACCTCGAGCAGGTGCTCAAGGATGCCGAGAACGACGAGATCCTGGGCAAGATGAAGGTCTCGGCTCTGCTCGAGGCGCTGCCCAAGGTGGGCAAGGTCAAGGCGCAGGAGATCATGACCGAACTCGAGATCGCCCCGACCCGCCGCCTGCGTGGCCTCGGCGATCGTCAGCGCAAGGCGCTGCTCGAGAAGTTCAGCTCCTGA
- the gmk gene encoding guanylate kinase: MNRPTPGEPRSTPPRGRLVVLVGPSAVGKSTVVARVRQLLPELFFSVSATTRAPRPGEVGGRDYHFVDRAEFDRMIADDELLEWAEIHGGLQRSGTPRRPVLDAMERGEPVLVEVDLVGARNVLRRIPEATGVFLAPPSWEDLVARLTGRGTESADAVARRLETARTEMAAQGEFEHVLVNHEVDQVASELVSLLVGSDDSTPDPSKADGSTPAPPPTRQST; this comes from the coding sequence GTGAACCGCCCGACACCGGGAGAGCCGCGATCCACGCCCCCGAGGGGCCGACTGGTTGTTCTGGTCGGCCCCTCGGCCGTGGGTAAGTCGACCGTGGTCGCCCGCGTGCGGCAGCTGCTACCCGAACTGTTCTTCAGCGTGTCCGCGACCACCCGGGCACCGCGGCCCGGTGAGGTGGGGGGACGCGACTACCACTTCGTCGACCGAGCCGAGTTCGACCGGATGATCGCCGACGACGAACTGCTGGAGTGGGCAGAGATCCACGGCGGCCTACAGCGCTCGGGCACACCCCGCCGGCCGGTCCTCGACGCCATGGAGCGCGGCGAGCCCGTACTGGTGGAAGTCGACCTCGTCGGGGCGCGCAACGTGCTGCGCCGGATTCCCGAGGCGACCGGCGTGTTCCTGGCGCCGCCGAGCTGGGAGGACCTCGTCGCGCGGTTGACCGGACGGGGCACCGAATCGGCCGACGCCGTGGCCCGACGCCTCGAGACCGCGCGCACCGAGATGGCCGCCCAGGGCGAGTTCGAACACGTCCTGGTGAACCACGAAGTCGACCAGGTGGCGTCCGAGTTGGTATCCTTGCTGGTCGGGTCCGACGATTCGACACCCGACCCGTCGAAAGCCGATGGATCGACCCCGGCGCCGCCGCCCACCCGACAGTCGACCTGA
- the rpoZ gene encoding DNA-directed RNA polymerase subunit omega — MSTPTNFDLTEVADAPAYDTPLGITNPPIDELLERASSKYALVIYAAKRARQINDYYNQLGDGILEYVGPLVEPGLQEKPLSIAMREIHSDLLEHTEGE, encoded by the coding sequence GTGAGCACCCCGACGAATTTCGACCTGACCGAAGTTGCCGACGCACCGGCCTACGACACCCCGCTGGGCATCACCAACCCGCCCATCGACGAACTCCTCGAGCGTGCGTCGTCGAAGTACGCGCTCGTCATCTACGCCGCCAAGCGCGCGCGTCAGATCAACGACTACTACAACCAGCTCGGTGACGGCATCCTCGAATACGTCGGACCGCTCGTCGAGCCGGGCCTGCAGGAGAAGCCGCTGTCGATCGCGATGCGCGAGATCCACTCCGACCTGCTCGAGCACACCGAAGGCGAATAA
- the coaBC gene encoding bifunctional phosphopantothenoylcysteine decarboxylase/phosphopantothenate--cysteine ligase CoaBC, which yields MATTRTAASGTTRRILIGVGGGIAAYKVCSVIRHFTEAGHDVRVVPTEAALRFVGAATFEALTGNPVSTDVFDDVDQVAHVRLGQGADLVIVAPATADLMARAAAGRADDLLTASLLTVRCPVLFVPAMHTEMWEHPATQANVTTLRTHGSTVMVPASGRLTGTDSGRGRLPDPQEIAMIGELLLERPDALPHDLAGVRVVISAGGTREPLDPVRFLGNHSSGKQGFALARAAAQRGAIVTVVAGSTADPGDPAGVGIVRVSDAQHLAEEMTKRAAEADVVIMAAAVADFRPVAFAESKIKKSDTGPAPIELTTNPDILRGLVTDREAGRIPPETVIVGFAAETGDETGGVLDHGRAKLRRKGCDLLVVNAVGDGKAFGTEDNTGWLLSATGTETALPLGSKTLMSSRILDEVRALVPGSDDVA from the coding sequence ATGGCCACCACGCGCACAGCCGCATCCGGCACCACTCGCCGGATTCTCATCGGTGTGGGCGGCGGGATCGCCGCCTACAAGGTCTGCTCGGTGATCCGGCACTTCACCGAAGCCGGCCACGACGTCCGAGTGGTGCCGACCGAGGCCGCCCTGAGGTTCGTCGGGGCCGCCACGTTCGAGGCGCTCACCGGCAATCCGGTCAGCACCGACGTGTTCGACGACGTGGACCAGGTGGCGCACGTCCGGCTCGGCCAGGGCGCCGATCTCGTGATCGTGGCGCCGGCCACCGCCGATCTCATGGCGCGGGCCGCCGCGGGGCGCGCCGACGATCTGCTGACCGCCTCGTTGCTCACCGTGCGGTGCCCGGTGCTGTTCGTGCCGGCGATGCACACCGAGATGTGGGAGCACCCCGCCACCCAGGCCAACGTCACCACCTTGCGCACCCACGGCAGCACGGTGATGGTCCCGGCGTCGGGCCGACTCACCGGCACCGACAGCGGACGTGGTCGCCTGCCCGACCCGCAGGAGATCGCGATGATCGGCGAGCTCCTCCTCGAACGCCCCGACGCGCTGCCGCACGATCTGGCCGGCGTGCGCGTGGTGATCAGCGCCGGCGGAACCCGCGAACCGCTCGACCCGGTGCGTTTCCTGGGGAACCACAGCTCGGGCAAACAAGGGTTCGCACTCGCCCGCGCCGCGGCGCAGCGCGGCGCCATCGTCACGGTGGTGGCCGGGTCGACCGCCGACCCGGGCGACCCGGCAGGCGTCGGCATCGTCCGAGTCTCGGACGCCCAGCATCTCGCCGAGGAGATGACCAAACGCGCCGCGGAAGCCGACGTGGTGATCATGGCGGCCGCCGTCGCCGACTTCCGGCCGGTGGCATTCGCCGAATCGAAGATCAAGAAATCCGACACCGGACCGGCACCGATCGAACTCACCACCAATCCCGACATCCTGCGCGGACTCGTCACCGACCGCGAGGCCGGCCGCATCCCGCCCGAGACCGTCATCGTGGGATTCGCCGCCGAAACCGGGGACGAGACCGGCGGCGTGCTCGATCACGGCCGGGCCAAGCTACGTCGCAAGGGCTGCGATCTGCTGGTGGTGAACGCGGTGGGGGACGGCAAGGCGTTCGGCACCGAGGACAACACCGGCTGGCTGCTGTCGGCCACCGGTACCGAGACGGCACTGCCGCTGGGGTCGAAGACGCTGATGTCGAGTCGAATCCTCGACGAGGTCCGGGCGTTGGTGCCCGGCTCCGATGACGTGGCCTGA